AAGTGAGCATGCTGATAAAATTTTCGCCGAAGGACTTAGTTTGAAAAACAAATTCCAATCGAACCAATTAATTTCTGAAATTACCGCTCACGCACCTTATTCGGTGTCGTTGGAGTTGATGCAAAAAATTAGCGATAACAATAAATCTCTGCAAAGTATTCATCTGTTGGAAAACGACGACGAAAACGAACTTTTTATAAAAGGAACGGGAACAATCGTAGAAAGGCGAAAGTATTTCAATCCGAATTACGCAGGTTGCGATGCTACCGGAAAACGTTCTTTACAAAGCGTATCCGGCAATATGAGCAGAGATGTAAGCACATTGTTTGTCCACAATACTGTGGCTTTGGAAGAAGATATTGACTTTGCACTTCAAAATTTCAGCGATTTGTATTGGGCGTTTTGTCCGAATTCAAATTTGCACATAGAAAATAAGCTTCCCAACGTTCCATTATTCGTCGACAAAAATACCAAAAACACTATTGGTACCGATAGTTTGGCTTCTAATACGGAACTAAATATGCTATCGGAAATTATGACCTTTATGAATAATTTTCCGCAGTTGAAATTTAATCAACTATTACGTTGGGCAACCTTAAACGGAGCGGAGTTGATAAAATTTGACAAGATGTTAGGTAGTATCGAAGTTGGGAAAGCTCCCGGAATTGTAAATATTCCGAATTTTGATGTTGAAAAAGGAGTTCCGACGAACAGCAAGTGCAGTTTGGTATGTGCCGCTAATAGCTATTTGTAATTTAATTAGTCGCCTATAGATAGCTGAATATCGGAAATTTCCACTTTGCCACCTTCGGAAAAAATAATTATCCAATTATTGTCTTCGCGTTGCCATTTGGTCTGGGCGCTAACTCCGATAAGGTATTCGCTATATTCGCCCGGTTTAATATCTCTAATAACAAAACCGCCGTTTTTAATGCCGTCTTTACCGTAATTTATAAAAATGTTTGGGTTGCTGTTATCGGCTGCCTTTGCCTTAATTATGAGATAGTTGTTTTTGCGAAGTCGGAATTCTACAACATTGAAATCAAATTTATGTTCATCTCCAACATTAACAACAATATTCTGATTAGCAATGTTAATAATTGCGTGGTCGGCTAAGTATTTTCTAATCTTTGCAATTTGATTTTGCGGATACTTGTCGGTAGGTACAATCAATATTGCACTTTCGTAAGCTTCTATTGCTTGGTCGTAAATTTTGTTTTTGTACAAATTGTCGGCTTTGGCAATGGCTGCGTTAAACTCTTCCGAACGTTGAGCTTTAATTTTTTCTAACAATGTATTTATTTTCGAAATTTGCTGATTAGGATAGCTTTCCGATGGCTTGACTTCCAAAGCTTTATTATAATAGTTTATGGCTTCGTCATAATCTTCTATCTGCATAAGCCCGTCGGCTGTGCTGATGAGTGCATTGTACTTATTGTTAATTTCGTCGATGATAGCCTGTTTTTTAGCTTTTATGTCGTTTATTTGTTTTTTCGGATATTCTTCTTTTGGTTTAAGTTCGGAGGCTGACTCGTATTTTTCAATAGCTAGGTCGTAGTCTTTGTTTTCAAAAGCCAAATCGCCGGCTTCTATAAACAAATTGTAATTTTTATCAATATCGGCGATGATGGTATTGATTTCTTCGATTCTATCGCTTGCAAACTTATCTTTAGGCTTGTATTCTAATGCTTTGTTGTATGCAGCAATAGCTTGCGAGTACTGCTTTTGTTCAAACAAAGAGTTAGCTTCCGAAATATTCTGATTGTAAGCCTTGTTTTTAGCTTCAATATCGCTTAATATTTTTTCGGTTTCAGAAATTCTACCAATAACATATTCATCGTTGCTGTTAAGTTTGTTCAGGTTTTTGTAGCCGGTTAGAGCTTCGCTATACATTTTGTTTTCAAAATTTTTATCAGCTTCGGATAGAATGCTGTTATATTCTTTCTCTCTATTTTCTATATCCTTAATAATTTGGTTTATTTCGGCAATTTTACTATTAGGGTAAGTTTCGTCAGGCTTGATAGTTAGCGCTCTGTAGTAGGGTTCTAATGCTTCGTGATATTTTTCATTGTTGAAAAAATTGTCAGCCAAACTGATAGCTTCGTTGTACAGTCTGTCGTTTTCTGCGTTTTTATTAATAATTGCTTGTAGTGTCGAGATTTTTTCTTTTGGATAAGTTTCGTCGGGCTTTATCTTCAAAGCTTCTTTGTACGAACTAATAGCATCTTCAAGTTTGTTGCTTTCGGCAAAACCATCAGCGCTGGCAATTAATGAGTTGTATCGCTGAATGGCATCTTTTTGTTCGGTTATTAGTTTTTCGGCTTCAGCAATTTGTTGTTTAGGATAGGTTTCGCCTTGCTTAATTGCCAATGCGTCTTTATATGCTACAATACTGTTTTCGTACAATTTTTTATTAAACAGCGAGTCGGCTTTATCTATGGCTGCAATGTATTTTAATTCCGTTTCCGCTTTTTGAGCCATAAAATCTTTTATTTCGGCTATGCGCTGAGCATGTAGTTTTTCCGAAGGTTTTATTTTGATGGCAGTAGAATATTCGGCTAAGGCTTCTTCCCATTTTTGTTTTAAGTAAAAATCGTCGGCTTTTTCAATAATTCTATTGTAATTTTCTTCAATATGTCTAGCTTCGGCAAATATTTCTTCTATTTCCGAAATTTTAATTTTAGGATATTTTTCATCGGGTTTGATTTCAGATGCTGATTTATAGCTTGTAATAGCGTTTTGATAATCTTTCAAATCAAAGAATTTGTCGGCACTTGCGATAAAAGAAAAATATTTTTCATCAATACTTTTCTGTTCTGCTACCGCCTGATTAGCTTTTTCCAACATCTCTTTCGGGTATACGGCATCAGGGTTAAGGTAAATGGCTTCTTTGTAAAGTAGGGCAGAGGCTTCAAAAAGTTTATTCACGTACAAACTATCGGCATCTTTAATTGCCTTATCGTAGTTGGCTTGTATGTTTATCCTTTTGTTGATAATGTCTTCGGTTTCGGATAATTTTTGTAAAACTTCGGCATTATCGGGAAACATCTTCAACACAGCTTTATATTTATATAGAGCCAGTTCAAATTCGTTTTTTTCAAAAAGTCTGTCGCCTGCAGCCATCAAATCGTTTACTCTAACTTCATTATCTTCAACTTCATTTAGCTTAAAAATTGCATCTTCAATTATTGATTTTACGTTTCTATCGCCTGGTCTAACAATGTACGCCTTTTCGTATTCGGCAATTGCCAACTTGTATTTTTTTTCTTTCATAAGCTGGTCGCCGGAGTTAATAGCGTTCAAATAATATTGTTTATGGATTGGATTGGTATAAACTCTACCAATAGATGTAAGCCTGTCTTTTATAAACTGAGATTCGTGATTTAGTGAAAGAGCTTGTAAAAACAGAGTTTGAGCCTGTTCGTAATAGCCGTCTAAGTAATATTCTTCTCCTTTTATTACAATGTTTTCAAATATGCTGTTTTTAATGTTAGGATCCTTTTCAAAAATTTCATCAACTTTGTATTTCATTTTTATTGCTTCAATAGACTCCTGATCCATTTTCAAAGCAGTTTCAAAACAATAATTTGCTTTTGCGTAATCCTTATCATTAAATGCTGCATTGCCTTGTTGCATCAGTGTATGAAAATCAAAAGATGAATTTTCTTGTGCTAAGACAAAAGTGTTTATTAATAGCGTTGCTGTCAGTAGGCAGAATCGTTTTAAAAACTTCATTTGTAAATATTTTTGTGCAAAAATTTTAGTTTAAGTTGTTATAAATTACATGTATAACGTAAAAAAGTTAATATTATTTGCAAATTTTATACCAATCGACAAATTATCAATAAGATTTACCGTAAAATAATACAATAAATGTCGCAAATCCATAACTAATTAAGGGTTTTGAGCTAATAATCGATTAAACAAAAACTCCGTCTTTCATTACAAGAGTTCTGGAACTGATATTGCTTAAATCTTTGTTATGAGTTACTATTAAAAAGGTTTGTTTTAGCTCATCTCTGAGGTTCAAAAACAGGTTGTGCAATTCTAAAGCATTTTTTGAGTCCAAGTTTCCCGAAGGTTCGTCAGCCATAATAATTGCAGGCTTGTTAACTAGAGCTCTGGCAACTGCGACACGCTGCTGTTCGCCACCCGAAAGTTCCGAAGGCTTGTGCTCGCTTCTATCCGACAGGTTTAGCATGTTTAATAAATCGCGTGCTTGGTTTTTGGCTTCTTTTAAGGATAATCCCTTTATAAGAGCAGGCATTGCAACGTTTTCAAGTGCGGTAAATTCGGGTAATAGGTGATGAAACTGAAAAACGAAACCTATCTTGGCGTTTCTAAATTCCGATAGCTTGTTGCCACTAAGTTTGTGGACTTCAACACCATCGACAAAAACTTCTCCTTTAGTAGGCTTGTCCAACGAACTAAGTATTTGCAACAGAGTCGTTTTGCCGGCTCCCGAAGCTCCCATAATAGTAACTATTTCTCCTGCTTGAATTTCAATATCAATGCCTTTCAGGACTTCTAAAGAGCCGTATTGCTTGTATATGCCTTTACCTTTTATCATATGTTTTTTTACAAAAGTATGCAATTATTTACAAATCGTTATTAATGAGTTTGCGTTGATAATATTTTTTTGATAGTGTTTTTATAATTAAATTTATTATAGATTTGCAAAAAATATATCTTGTTGTGGTGTTAGAATAGATATAAATTTAAAAAAATACTTAATGGCTATTTTAAACAAACAACAGTGGTAAGTACAATTGTTATATTGAAATACGTATAGTTGTTGGCATTATTAATCATTTTAAAAATATAAATCGCAAATGAATTTACACGAATATCAGGCAAAAGAAATATTAGCATCCTATAATGTTGATATTCCTATAGGAATAGTAGCTCACAACGTTAGCGAAGCCATTGAAGCTGCAAAGCAAATAAAAAAAGAAACCAACTCCGATTTTTGCGTTATAAAAGCGCAAATACATGCCGGCGGACGCGGAAAAGGCGGCGGCGTTAAACTTGCAAAATCTTTGAAAGATGTTGAAGAAATAGCATCGCAAATACTTGGTATGACTTTAGTTACACCACAAACTGGACCCAAAGGCAAACTTGTAAGAAAAGTTTTGGTGCAGCAAGATGTTTACTACCCGGGTAACTCGCCAACTCAAGAGTTTTACGTTAGTTTGCTTTTAAACAGAGCCGAAAATAAAATAATGATCATGTATTCGCCCGACGGAGGTATGGATATTGAAGCCGTTGCCGAAAAAACTCCCGAGCGTATATTTATTGAACTAATTGAGCCAAGTATAGGTTTGCAAACGCATCAATGTAGGAAGGTGGCTTTTAACTTGGGGTTGAGCGGATTGGCTTTCAAAAACATGGTAAAGTTTGTTCAAAACTTGTACAATGCCTACATTGGAGCCGATTTTTCGCTGTTGGAGATAAATCCTGTGCTTAAAACCAGCGACGACAAAATTTTAGCAGTTGATAGTAAGGTTAAAATAGATGATAACGCTATGTATAGGCATCCGGATTTTGTTGAGCTCAGAGATATACACGAAGAAGATCCTGCCGAAGTTGAAGCCGGAAAACACGACCTTAACTACGTTAAATTAGATGGCAACGTTGGCTGTATGGTAAATGGAGCCGGACTTGCAATGGCAACAATGGATATAATAAAACTTAGCGGTGGTGAACCTGCTAACTTTTTAGACGTTGGAGGCTCGGCAAATGCCGAAAGAGTTGAGCAAGCGTTCAGAATTATTTTGAACGACAAGTCGGTGAAGGCTATTTTGGTTAATATTTTTGGAGGGATTGTCCGTTGCGACAGAGTTGCACAGGGTATTGTAGATGCGTACAAAAACATAGGAAATATTGAAGTTCCAATTATTGTGCGTTTGCAAGGAACCAACGCAACTGAAGGCAAGGAAATGATTAAAAATTCGGGGCTCAACGTACTGCCGGCTATAGAATTGCAAGAGGCAGCCGATTTAATTAATCAGGTGCTGAAGTAGGGAAATATCTCAAAAAAATCAAATTTTCTTACAATTTTTTATTTCATAATTAACAAAAAATTACTTTTGCAAAATTATGAACATATCGGTAGAATTATTTTTATTAGTTGTTTCGATTCTCGTCTTTGTCAGCTTAGTGGTTGGAAAGATGGGAAGCCGATTTGGTGTACCTACGCTGTTGCTTTTTTTACTCATTGGTATACTGTTTGGCTCTGATGGGTTAGGTATTCAATTTCATTCGCCAAAGATAGCCCAAGCTATAGGCGTAGTTGCTCTGAATATTATTCTATTCTCCGGTGGATTAGATACTCGAATGTCTGAGATAAAGCCTGTTGCCGTACAGGGCTTTATACTTGCCACTGTGGGAGTTTTGCTTACGGCAGTTATTACAGGAGTTTTTATATATTGGTTAACCAACAACTATTTTAGTGCCGTAACATTTACGCTTCTTGAATCTCTGTTGCTTGCCAGTGTTATGTCATCTACCGACTCAGCTTCCGTATTCTCTATCCTGCGTTCAAAAAACCTTTCGCTAAAAGAAAATCTGCGCCCTTTGTTAGAGTTTGAGAGTGGAAGTAACGACCCAATGGCGTACATACTTACAATTGTATTCGTTCAACTTATTCAGTCGCCCGAAATAGATACTTTGAAAGCAATAATAATGTTTTTCCAACAGTTAATTTTAGGCGGATTAGCAGGTTATTTGTTAGGGAAAATGCTATTTGTTCGCATTATTAATAAAATTGAATTAGAAAATGATGCTCTGTACTCTGTACTGCTTATTACGCTCATGTTCTTTTTGTTCGGAATTACAACATTTATCGGAGGTAACGGATATTTGGCAGTTTATATAGGAGGTCTGTTTATTGGTAATAGTAAATTTGTGCACAGACGTAGTACGCTTAAGTTTTTCGATGGAATGACTTGGTTGGTGCAAATTCTGATGTTCCTTTCATTAGGTTTGCTCGTTAATCCTTCGGAGTTGTTGCTGATAGCGAATGTGGGAATTCCTATAGGATTGTTTATGATTTTTGTTTCGCGTCCTATCACCGTTCACGCTTGCTTATTGCCATTCAGAAAAATGACTCTAAGAGCGAAGCACTACGTTTCGTGGGTTGGTTTACGCGGCGCTGTACCAATTATTTTTGCCACATATCCTTGGGTAGCAGAACTTGAACATGCTAAAACGATTTTCAACATTGTGTTTTTTATAACTATCATATCGCTTTTGGTACAGGGAACCACAGTTGGCGCTATGGCAAAATGGCTAAAGCTATCGGAAGTGGCACCTAAAAAAAGGAAGTTAAAAAAGTTTGATGTAGAGATTGCAGACGAAATAAAATCTTTTATGAGCGAAATATCTATAAAGGAGGAGTACTTAGCCAACGGCTCGCAATTAAAGGACATAAAAATACCGGACAATACGCTAGTTATAATGGTAAAACGTGATGAGCATTTTTTTGTCCCACGTGGTAACACAGAGCTAAAGGTTGGAGATGAAATTTTGGTTATTACTGACGACGAGGAAGCTTTGGAAACAACCTACGAGTTCATTAAAGGCGAAAACTTTTTTGAAGAGATATAGAAAAAAACAAGTTTGGAATAGAACAAAAAAACAATTTTTCTTTACTTTTGCAAACTCAAAAAATGACTTCGTAGCTCAGCTGGTAGAGCAATTGACTCTTAATCAATGGGTCGAGGGTTCGAATCCCTCCGAGGTCACTTGATATACAAAGGCTTGCATTGTTACAATTGCAGGTCTTTTTTTTTGCTGAAATAGAATATAAACGTAGCAATTAAAAAAGCACCTACCGATAATTCGACAGGTGCTTTTTATTGTGGTGGGAGCAACAGGAGTTGAACCTGTGACCCCCTGCTTGTAAGGCAGGTGCTCTAAACCAACTGAGCTATGCTCCCAAAAACAGAGTGCAAAGATAATATTTTTTTAATATACAGACCAAAAATCAGAAAAAAAATAAAAAATTTTCATATCAATCTGTTTATTACGGTAATTACTTAAATTTGCAGTCGTTACTTTTCTGTTTTATGAAGATGAAGAAATCTTTTGTCCTGCTTTTTATAATATCGTTGCTATTTGTTTCGTGTACAAGTACTAAAAATGCGTCACAAAAGAGAGAGTATTTATTGATAAAAAATTCAATCAAAGTCGATAAATCGTATGTTAAATCCGGCGACTTATCCGGACTTACCACACAAAAACCTATCAAAGGCATTACATCTTCATTTTTCAGACCCGGAATTTGGTTTTACAAAAAAAGTATGCAAGGCAAAGAAAACGGTTTTAAAAGGTTTCAACGCAAAGCCTTTGGAAAAGAGCCAGTGTACATGGATTCGGCTCATATTTCGCAAACCATAGATAACTTTAATGCATACCTGAAAAATAAAGGCTTTTATCACGCTTCTGTAGATTATTCGGTTAAGTTGTCAAGAAAAACCGCTAAGGTGTATTACAACGTTTTGTGTGGCTCGCCATGCATTGTAGATACTATCAACTATGCTATTCCCGATACGAATATTATTAATCTCATTAAAGAGCAAGGAACATCGTCCAAACTTAAGCCTAAGATGATTTTCGACACCTATCTTTTGAACGAAGAAAGAACATATATGTCGGATATACTCAGAGATAACGGCTATTATTCGGTTTCGCCAAACGAAATTTACTATGTAGTAGATATGTCGGACGATAAAAGCGTAGCAGATGTTGAAGTCAGGATGAAAAAGTGGAAGCGAAAGAGTGACACAAGCGATGTTGTGCAAGAACTTTCACATCCTAAATTTTACATAAATAAAATAGATATTATTACTAATGCCAAACCTGAAGTAGGTTTTCAGCAGTACGATTCGCTTACGGTTCATTATAAACCCAGAAGAAAATCTCCCAATGTCAACACTGCTAACGTATTTTGGCAAGATAAGTTGCAGATACGACCATCGGTTTTGACCTCTATTTTACAAGTGCACGACAATCAGCTGTTTAGCCAGCAAAACGTAAATAATACTTACAAACGTTTTATAAAGTTGCCTATAATAAAAAGTGCAAGTATTACCATGCAAGAGTCGAAAAAGCACAGTCCCGACTCAAATTTCGTCGATTGTAGGATTAGATTGTTGCACAACAAGAATAAAATTTTCAATTTCGGTGTAGAAGGTACAAACTCGGCAGGTATGCTCGGTACCGGAATTAGAACAGGAATAGTGCACAAAAACATTTTCAGAGGAGCCGAAGTTTTTTCGTTCAATTTGAGAACCAATGCCGAAATTCAGCCATTAACAATGAGGGAAGATGCCGATAATCTATTCCTCATTTTCAACACTTTGGAAGCAAGTGGCGAAACTAGTTTGTCTTTCCCCAGCATATTATTGCCTCTAAAATTAACAAGCGGTTGGGGTATTCAAGAGGCAAGTTCATCGCTGAATTTTGGTATAGGATACATGTTGAGACCTCAATACTCAAGAAGTCTGATTTCACTTTCGTGGAACTACAATTGGCAGTTTCATCAAAATTTAAAACACACATTCACTCCTGTAGAACTTAGCTATATCAATGTGTTGAACATTAGAGAGGATTTTCAAAACTACCTCGATTCCTTATCCGACCCGCATTTCAAATCGGTTTTTACCAATCACTTGCTCACAACTATTAGGTATAACATGGTTTTGACCAACGATTTCGACTCAAAAAGTGCCCGGCAATATTCCGTACGTTTCAATATTGAAACATCGGGAAATGCTTTTTACTTGTACGATAAGTATATAACTAAACTTGCTACAGAAGACTATTATAGTCGTTTGGGCGTTAGGTATGCGCAATATTTCCGCACCGATGTCGATTACCGTTCATATTGGAATTACGCTCCTGACGCCAATGTAGCTTTCAGGTTTTTGGCAGGTATATCTATTCCTTACGGAAATTCTCAAGTTGTTCCGTTTGAAAAAAGTTTTTGGTTAGGCGGAGCTAATGACATGCGTGGCTGGAAGCTTCGTACGCTTGGACCTGGTAGTTATTCGAAAGAAGGGACTAATGTTTTCGATAAATCGGGTAACATCGTACTTCATAGTAGTATTGAGCAACGTTTTCCAATTTATAGCTTCTTGAACGGAGCTATATTTGCCGATGCCGGTAATATTTGGATGCTAAATAAAGTAGAAGATTTTGAAGGAGCCGAATTTAATTTCTCCGAATTTTACAAGCAGATAGCCTTGGATGTTGGTCTTGGCTTGAGGTTTAATTTCAACTTTTTTGTTTTCAGAGTCGATTGGGCTTTACCTCTATCGTATCCCGACGACAATTCGGCATTTATCAATGTCGATAAAATTAAATTACGCAACGGAAACTTTAATTTTGGGATAGGTTATCCGTTCTAAAAATATAAAATGCAAAAACAATTACTCGAAGATGCTATTATTTCAAATATCGGTTATGTCCCAACCGATAATCAAAGGAGTGTTGTAGGCAAAATTTCGGATTTTTTGTTGCAAAAAGACCCGTACTCGCTATTTGTACTCAACGGTTCGGCTGGTACAGGTAAAACAACCTTGATAAATGCAATTGTAAAAACTTTAAAAAACACCAGAACTCCTTATGTGCTATTAGCTCCAACCGGAAGAGCAGCTAAGGTTATGGCAAACTATACAGGAGAAACGGCTCTTACCTTGCACAAGTTTTTGTATTACTACAGCTATGATGAGTCGGGGGATTGGAAATCGCAGTTGAAAAATAATAAATCGGAAAATGCAGTTTTTATGGTCGATGAAGCCTCGCTACTTTCGTACAATGCAAGTGCCTTTGATAACTACCAACAAGTTTTACCCGACCTGATTAATTTCGTTTTTTCAAAACCTAATAATAAACTCATTTTTATAGGCGACACTTGTCAGCTTCCCCCTATTGATAGCACTATAAGTCCTGCCATGGATGCAAAAACAATGGAGTCGTTGTTTTCGTTAAATGTCTCCGATTCGAATTTAAGTCAGGTTGTGCGGCAGTCGGAAGATTCGGCAATTCTGTCGCTCGCCGAATTTGTCAGAACCAAAATATCAAATAATAATGCAGATTTACCATATCTAATGATTGAGGAAAATGCTGCAGATGTTACTGTTGTTGATGGATATGAATTTATAGATAATTTGGAAACAGCATATTCTCGTTTTGGGAAAAACGATGTGGTCCTGGTTACAATGTCGAACAAACGAGCAAATTTATTCAATAAAACTATTCGCGAACGCGTTTTTTATCAAGATTTTGAAATCAACGCAGGCGACATGATAATGGTGGTAAAAAACAATTATTTTTGGCTCAAAGATATTGATCAAGGTGGTTTTATTGCCAATGGCGATATAGGCGAAGTGCTGAGCATCAGAAATTTTGAAGAAATTGGCGAATTCAAATTTGCCGATGCTCAAATTAAACTCATCGATTACGAGCAGCCGCTTACAGTTGAAGTTAAAGTTTTGCTCAATACTTTATGGTCGGAGCAGGCAGGACTTGGTTCCGACAAAAGTTATCAGCTGTACAATATGGTAGCTCAAAAGTATGCTCATATTGCTTCTAAAGCCAAAAGGAACGAAAGTATTAGAAACGATGAGTATTACAATGCTCTACATATTAAATTTTCGTATTCGCTAACTTGCCACAAAACTCAAGGCGGACAGTGGAAAGCGGTGTT
This sequence is a window from Lentimicrobiaceae bacterium. Protein-coding genes within it:
- the sucC gene encoding ADP-forming succinate--CoA ligase subunit beta → MNLHEYQAKEILASYNVDIPIGIVAHNVSEAIEAAKQIKKETNSDFCVIKAQIHAGGRGKGGGVKLAKSLKDVEEIASQILGMTLVTPQTGPKGKLVRKVLVQQDVYYPGNSPTQEFYVSLLLNRAENKIMIMYSPDGGMDIEAVAEKTPERIFIELIEPSIGLQTHQCRKVAFNLGLSGLAFKNMVKFVQNLYNAYIGADFSLLEINPVLKTSDDKILAVDSKVKIDDNAMYRHPDFVELRDIHEEDPAEVEAGKHDLNYVKLDGNVGCMVNGAGLAMATMDIIKLSGGEPANFLDVGGSANAERVEQAFRIILNDKSVKAILVNIFGGIVRCDRVAQGIVDAYKNIGNIEVPIIVRLQGTNATEGKEMIKNSGLNVLPAIELQEAADLINQVLK
- a CDS encoding potassium/proton antiporter; translated protein: MNISVELFLLVVSILVFVSLVVGKMGSRFGVPTLLLFLLIGILFGSDGLGIQFHSPKIAQAIGVVALNIILFSGGLDTRMSEIKPVAVQGFILATVGVLLTAVITGVFIYWLTNNYFSAVTFTLLESLLLASVMSSTDSASVFSILRSKNLSLKENLRPLLEFESGSNDPMAYILTIVFVQLIQSPEIDTLKAIIMFFQQLILGGLAGYLLGKMLFVRIINKIELENDALYSVLLITLMFFLFGITTFIGGNGYLAVYIGGLFIGNSKFVHRRSTLKFFDGMTWLVQILMFLSLGLLVNPSELLLIANVGIPIGLFMIFVSRPITVHACLLPFRKMTLRAKHYVSWVGLRGAVPIIFATYPWVAELEHAKTIFNIVFFITIISLLVQGTTVGAMAKWLKLSEVAPKKRKLKKFDVEIADEIKSFMSEISIKEEYLANGSQLKDIKIPDNTLVIMVKRDEHFFVPRGNTELKVGDEILVITDDEEALETTYEFIKGENFFEEI
- a CDS encoding ABC transporter ATP-binding protein; the encoded protein is MIKGKGIYKQYGSLEVLKGIDIEIQAGEIVTIMGASGAGKTTLLQILSSLDKPTKGEVFVDGVEVHKLSGNKLSEFRNAKIGFVFQFHHLLPEFTALENVAMPALIKGLSLKEAKNQARDLLNMLNLSDRSEHKPSELSGGEQQRVAVARALVNKPAIIMADEPSGNLDSKNALELHNLFLNLRDELKQTFLIVTHNKDLSNISSRTLVMKDGVFV
- a CDS encoding tetratricopeptide repeat protein, with translation MKFLKRFCLLTATLLINTFVLAQENSSFDFHTLMQQGNAAFNDKDYAKANYCFETALKMDQESIEAIKMKYKVDEIFEKDPNIKNSIFENIVIKGEEYYLDGYYEQAQTLFLQALSLNHESQFIKDRLTSIGRVYTNPIHKQYYLNAINSGDQLMKEKKYKLAIAEYEKAYIVRPGDRNVKSIIEDAIFKLNEVEDNEVRVNDLMAAGDRLFEKNEFELALYKYKAVLKMFPDNAEVLQKLSETEDIINKRINIQANYDKAIKDADSLYVNKLFEASALLYKEAIYLNPDAVYPKEMLEKANQAVAEQKSIDEKYFSFIASADKFFDLKDYQNAITSYKSASEIKPDEKYPKIKISEIEEIFAEARHIEENYNRIIEKADDFYLKQKWEEALAEYSTAIKIKPSEKLHAQRIAEIKDFMAQKAETELKYIAAIDKADSLFNKKLYENSIVAYKDALAIKQGETYPKQQIAEAEKLITEQKDAIQRYNSLIASADGFAESNKLEDAISSYKEALKIKPDETYPKEKISTLQAIINKNAENDRLYNEAISLADNFFNNEKYHEALEPYYRALTIKPDETYPNSKIAEINQIIKDIENREKEYNSILSEADKNFENKMYSEALTGYKNLNKLNSNDEYVIGRISETEKILSDIEAKNKAYNQNISEANSLFEQKQYSQAIAAYNKALEYKPKDKFASDRIEEINTIIADIDKNYNLFIEAGDLAFENKDYDLAIEKYESASELKPKEEYPKKQINDIKAKKQAIIDEINNKYNALISTADGLMQIEDYDEAINYYNKALEVKPSESYPNQQISKINTLLEKIKAQRSEEFNAAIAKADNLYKNKIYDQAIEAYESAILIVPTDKYPQNQIAKIRKYLADHAIINIANQNIVVNVGDEHKFDFNVVEFRLRKNNYLIIKAKAADNSNPNIFINYGKDGIKNGGFVIRDIKPGEYSEYLIGVSAQTKWQREDNNWIIIFSEGGKVEISDIQLSIGD
- a CDS encoding AAA family ATPase — its product is MQKQLLEDAIISNIGYVPTDNQRSVVGKISDFLLQKDPYSLFVLNGSAGTGKTTLINAIVKTLKNTRTPYVLLAPTGRAAKVMANYTGETALTLHKFLYYYSYDESGDWKSQLKNNKSENAVFMVDEASLLSYNASAFDNYQQVLPDLINFVFSKPNNKLIFIGDTCQLPPIDSTISPAMDAKTMESLFSLNVSDSNLSQVVRQSEDSAILSLAEFVRTKISNNNADLPYLMIEENAADVTVVDGYEFIDNLETAYSRFGKNDVVLVTMSNKRANLFNKTIRERVFYQDFEINAGDMIMVVKNNYFWLKDIDQGGFIANGDIGEVLSIRNFEEIGEFKFADAQIKLIDYEQPLTVEVKVLLNTLWSEQAGLGSDKSYQLYNMVAQKYAHIASKAKRNESIRNDEYYNALHIKFSYSLTCHKTQGGQWKAVFVENPFYNESMQTVENLKWLYTAITRATDKLYLVNFEKQFIK
- a CDS encoding BamA/TamA family outer membrane protein, whose product is MKMKKSFVLLFIISLLFVSCTSTKNASQKREYLLIKNSIKVDKSYVKSGDLSGLTTQKPIKGITSSFFRPGIWFYKKSMQGKENGFKRFQRKAFGKEPVYMDSAHISQTIDNFNAYLKNKGFYHASVDYSVKLSRKTAKVYYNVLCGSPCIVDTINYAIPDTNIINLIKEQGTSSKLKPKMIFDTYLLNEERTYMSDILRDNGYYSVSPNEIYYVVDMSDDKSVADVEVRMKKWKRKSDTSDVVQELSHPKFYINKIDIITNAKPEVGFQQYDSLTVHYKPRRKSPNVNTANVFWQDKLQIRPSVLTSILQVHDNQLFSQQNVNNTYKRFIKLPIIKSASITMQESKKHSPDSNFVDCRIRLLHNKNKIFNFGVEGTNSAGMLGTGIRTGIVHKNIFRGAEVFSFNLRTNAEIQPLTMREDADNLFLIFNTLEASGETSLSFPSILLPLKLTSGWGIQEASSSLNFGIGYMLRPQYSRSLISLSWNYNWQFHQNLKHTFTPVELSYINVLNIREDFQNYLDSLSDPHFKSVFTNHLLTTIRYNMVLTNDFDSKSARQYSVRFNIETSGNAFYLYDKYITKLATEDYYSRLGVRYAQYFRTDVDYRSYWNYAPDANVAFRFLAGISIPYGNSQVVPFEKSFWLGGANDMRGWKLRTLGPGSYSKEGTNVFDKSGNIVLHSSIEQRFPIYSFLNGAIFADAGNIWMLNKVEDFEGAEFNFSEFYKQIALDVGLGLRFNFNFFVFRVDWALPLSYPDDNSAFINVDKIKLRNGNFNFGIGYPF
- a CDS encoding amidohydrolase family protein; this encodes MKFLQADIIFPVSSEPITNSVLVIDDRNVVVDIVSADKIGLRDDVIYYKGALCPGFVNTHCHSELSWAKGLIPAKTGLDSFIKNLEKAKTEISNSTKIEKISSELDLAYKSGTVAMIDICNTDISISPKLKSNILFYNLIELYGSESEHADKIFAEGLSLKNKFQSNQLISEITAHAPYSVSLELMQKISDNNKSLQSIHLLENDDENELFIKGTGTIVERRKYFNPNYAGCDATGKRSLQSVSGNMSRDVSTLFVHNTVALEEDIDFALQNFSDLYWAFCPNSNLHIENKLPNVPLFVDKNTKNTIGTDSLASNTELNMLSEIMTFMNNFPQLKFNQLLRWATLNGAELIKFDKMLGSIEVGKAPGIVNIPNFDVEKGVPTNSKCSLVCAANSYL